From a single Stomoxys calcitrans chromosome 4, idStoCalc2.1, whole genome shotgun sequence genomic region:
- the LOC106086601 gene encoding uncharacterized protein LOC106086601: MLNPTSSTFMRFYLILLVVCQHWQCIWMAADCYGMKLLSFRTTDTPQYRFQMEFNSNQTLSSVTRVLEPVPTPMWNLILVQYYKQGRRTIKKNVYNTKIIVCNFWRQMERLRIFNNLADNLFKDPDSGNMSLACPLQVGTYVMKNIYLPADAGLLKFIFRPNTIYGLFGYVYSQLPNKKLILKCTYEINGTVIPVETC; this comes from the exons ATGTTAAACCCAACTAGCTCAACTTTTATGCGATTTTATCTGATCCTGCTGGTGGTGTGCCAGCATTGGCAATGCATATGGATGGCGGCG GACTGCTATGGCATGAAATTGTTGTCATTTCGTACCACCGATACTCCTCAATATCGTTTCCAAAtggaatttaattccaatcaAACACTATCCTCGGTGACACGTGTGCTGGAGCCAGTACCCACTCCCATGTGGAACTTGATCTTGGTTCAATACTACAAACAAGGTCGACGAACAATTAAGAAAAAcgtttacaataccaaaatAATTGTGTGTAATTTTTGGCGTCAAATGGAACGTTTACGAATTTTCAATAACCTGGCCGATAATCTCTTCAAAGATCCCGATTCGGGCAATATGAGCCTAGCATGTCCCTTGCAGGTGGGCACATATGTcatgaaaaatatttacttaCCGGCTGATGCGGGACTTTTGAAATTCATCTTTCGCCCAAACACCATTTATGGCCTCTTTGGCTATGTCTACTCGCAGTTGCCGAATAAGAAATTGATTCTCAAGTGTACCTATGAAATCAATGGAACGGTTATACCTGTCGAAACATGTTGA